ACTACGGGATTCTTCGACCTTGGTGGGCCGAACAAGAAGGGGACGCTACAGAATCCGCATCCAGGGGGGATGTTGACAGGGCACTTAAGCCTTTCAGCGGGTGCCCCACTTCTACACTTCAAGCACTCTAAGCAGCCTAGTTTTCTCAAGAGAGGTCTATGATAGTTGCTACAACCCCTAACCACTTCAACATATATGCGGAACACGGAGGGCGGGTTGTAAGACTCACCCAGCATGGTCCACGGCTTCACACTATTCAACAACTCCTCTGGCGTGTGAACATGGGGACCAGTGGTCACGGTACGCCCCTTCACCCTGTAAACTAGTGCGGGTACTTCGTTTAGCTCGCATGATTTTTCGACAACGCACTCCACAAATTTTTGCAAGGGTATCTCGGCTTCTCCAATTATTAAATAATCTATCTCCTTGTAAAGCCCCAGCAGACCTTCACCTTCACTTGTAATAGGACCCCCGAGGACTATTTTACCCCTGAATCCTTTCCTTCGCAGTCTCGAAACAAGCTTCTTAACAGCAACTTTGTCGCTTGTCATTGCCGAGACCATTACGAATTCATAATCGAGATAGCTTGAAACATTCCTGTAAACCTCCTCGTATGGTTTAAGAAGAGTCTCATCCCTATCAGCGAGAAGTCCGGCGACAACTCTTGGCCCAGCACCTACGACGTCGAAAGTGGAGTACCTACTACCCTGAGCCCTTGCCAGAGCGTCAACCACTAGAAATCTTGGCAAACCTCATCACTTCGAGAAATGCTATTCTTAAATACCCTCAAATAAATTAGTAGAAAACGGGGAGATAGATGAGCGAGGTAGAGAACAGCTCGCTAGCAGAGCTGACAGCGGTTGAGTATTTAATTAACTTTTCGAGAATCGTGGACGAGGCAGCGAGACTGATAGATTATCTTGTCAACGCATATGTTGATGGAAATGATGTCAACAAGCTGTATGAGAGATTCAGGGAAGTGAAAACAAAGGCCGAGGAAACTAGAACCATAGTAATGGAGTACCTTGTTAAAAGTAGCGAGGTAATGAGATATTCTAGGAGCTATATCGAAGTAGTGTATGATTTTGAAAAAATAATACAGCATCTCGACGGTGTAGCCTACAGGATTGTGCTATTAAAAGATAACAATGTGCAATTAGACAGGGAGTTGGTGTCAACGATAAGAGTCATGACCAGCATCATTAGGAAGCAGAGAGATTCGCTCGAGCTGGCTCTTTCAAAATTGACTACTGCCCCAAGGAAGATAATTAGCGATCTTAACGAGGTAGTCAAGCTTGAGGAGGAGGCGGACGACCTATTTAGGAGAATAACATTCCAAGTTTACTCGAAGCTAGCTAACAATCTAACAGGCTTAATGGTCTTGAAAGATATTATAGAGTACCTTGAAGACGTCTGCGATGATTTCAGGAACATCGGTGAGGAAATACGGTACTTAGCCCTGGTGAGAGGGGTTTAGGAGCAGAGGAATGTATAGGATTCCTTTTACACAACAGAGCCGTCGTTCTTGACTACAAATGTGCTAATGAGCTCTACTGGAATGGATACTTCGGCTCCTTCCTAAGTGTCGTTAAGCCTAGAGAGAAAAACATTAACAGCCCTCTGGAGCTCTCCTTGATAGAGGCCGCATACCTGGTCGAAGCCGGGAAGATTAAGGTAGTGTATTCAAACAGGGAGATAGGGCTAAGTGAGCTTTATGAGTGGGGGAGGGAGAGGATAAAGAGGTTTCCAGAACTTTACGCGGTATTTAAGGACTTGAGGAGCAGGGGCTTTGTAGTGAGGAGAGGGTTGAAGTTTGGCTGTGACTATCTGGCTTACAGGCTTGGGCCAGGAATAGATCATGCTCCTTTCGGCGTGCAGGTGTATCGGGGTGGCGAAGAGATAGACCCCATAGAGCTGGTGAGAATGGGTAGACTGCTCCACTCAGTTAGGAAGAAGCTGATAGTCGCTGTGGTGGAGGAGGGTGGAGTTCAATATTATGCTTTTGATTGGTGGAAGCCTTAGCTTAACCTATTTAAACTTTTTTAGAAATAGAAATTACTCAAGCCCGGTTATACGTGTCAAGGTCTGTCTGAAAAACAGTGAGAGGGGTATGCTAATTGAACAGCTATCATGGATATGAAAAGAGAGAGGGGTATCATAGAGGCTACCATAAGCCCCGGGAAGAACATCAGAGACAACCGTTCAAGAAGGATTATGAGCAGAGGGAGAGAGTTCTGCAGCCCCAGCCACTTGGAGATCGTTGCAACCCGTTGTGCCCGTTCTTTATATGTAATAAGGCGGCGTTGTTCACGCTGAATAAGCCTTTCCGCGGAAAATATATGAGAGTAGCCTACTGCAGACTGACAGGTGGTGAATGCATAGGGAGCGAATGCCAGTATTCTGGTTGTAAGATAAATGCGCTCCTACCTGATGGAAGATGTGCCAAGGCCTTGGAGAAGAAGACGAGGCATGTGAGCGACGAGGAGTTGTTCAGGGAACTGCAGTCGATCGAGGACTACGATGTATCAGATTTTGCAAGGTAATTGACAAGCGACTCTGAGACTGTTTCTACTTAGGTTTTCAGCCAGTTTTCCACCTAAGGTAAAGATTATGCTCAATACCCAGGGAGTCGAGAATCTTCCCCACTACGAAAAAGACAATATCTTCCATGTTTCTTGGGCGATGGTAGAACCCGGGTGATGCCGGGAGGATCACGGCGCCGGCCACGCTGAGCCTGTACAGGTTGCGCAAATCCATTGGAGAGAGCGGGGTTTCACGTGGTACAATGACCAGTTTGCCCTTAAGCCTTAAAACGGAGATTGCGGCGCGTAAAAGAAGGTTGTCCTGAATGCCCGCGGCCAGCTTGGCCACAGTATTCATTGACGCGGGAACAACAACCATGTCGGCTCCTACAAGCCTGCTACTACTTGCAAGAGGGGATTCCAGCTCATCCTCATGGTAAACTCCTCGCAACCCATTCACCGTCTTCAAAAACTCCGACAGCTGTAGTCCCATCTCCTCCTTGGAAACCTTTTCAGCCGACCTCGTGTAAACAACGTATATGTTATCATATTTTTTCCCTAGCAACTCGGTCAGCGAGACTAGTTTAACACTGTAGACTATGCCACTGGCTCCGGTAATACCTATTATAAGAGTGTTCATGAAGTATCAATCCTGCGCGGGGTCATCACGCGATCAGACCTTTCGAGCCCTTTCATCACTTATTGCTATGGATATTGGAAAATATAAAATCACTCTTAGAATTAAGGTTGATAGGTTAAAACATCTTGGAGGCTTGAATTAGAGGCGGTGGTTCTTGATCACGCCGCGTGGAATACCTGTCAGGGTTTTAAACAAGCTGGTCGAGGAACTTAATGAGAAGAACCTGTATGCTGAGAGACACTCCTACAGTATAAGAATGATGTATAATGGAAGGTTCGTTGCCAGCCTCCACCTGTATCCCGGATTCAACCAAGCTGTCCTGAGAGTATACGGGGAGAGTGAGGCAATTAATAAGAAGGTTTCAGAAATTGTGGTTGAGCTGGTTAAGAAATATTTGGAAAATTTAGAGCTTATTGTTCAGGTAAAACCCTTATCTTTTTAATTCAACACTTGTTAAAACTATTGGATGAGAAACATGTGTAGGCTCCTTACGGCTTGGCTCGGTAAAGGCGGCTTGGAAAAAATAGAGCTTATCCTGGAGGCTTTCATCAGAAGCAGTGAGCATGACAAGTACCTTGAAAAAGCCAGCGGCGGAAGATCATTGTCACATGATGATGGATGGGGGATAGCGGCGGTAGGAATGGTAAAAGGGAAGCCTAGCATTATCCAGCATAGATCTATCCTACCCATTTACGATATTGAGAGCTTAAGGATGATTAAACTCATAGAGAGCAGGTTGAAACGATACGAGGAAGTAATCATGATGGTTCACTCTCGAAAAGCATCCATGAGTGAGCCCTATGGCGAGGAATATCTTCACCCTTTCATTACACTGTTAAAGAATGGGGCCGCCTGGTTCGCTCATAATGGGGGAGCGGATAAGCCGAGGCTTGCTAATCTACTGGGGGTCCATCCGTGGATAAGGGTTGATTCAGAACTCTTAGGGTACTTTCTCATTGGGAAAATCGAAGATTGCTTGGAAAGTGGAAACGGGTTAGATCAGTGCGTGGTCGGGGCTTACGATTCATCGAAGGAGTTTATACCGCCTTGCAACGGACTGAACACTGGATTGATAATGCTTCTAGATAACACCCCCCACCTTTATTTCACCCACGGGGTTGCACAACCCTGTAGTAATCAAGCATTGCTCGACTACTACAAGTTTGCCGCCTTCAGAATTGACGACTCCGCGGTAGCAGGCTCTATCACTGTTTTAGACTACCTTCCACAGGATTCCTCAATAAGCGAGATCTCAATTCTAGAGGCAGGGGTTTACAAGGCTTCGAAAACCGGCTTCACCAGGTTGAAACCGATTGAATGGATGTGAAACCGATATGAACGTTTATAGGATAGGCTTCCTCGTCAACCCGATCGCTGGGATGGGGGGAAGGGTTGGACTAAAAGGGACTGATGGACACGCTTACAAGCTTGCGCTGGCGAGAGGTGCTCAACCGGAGTCTCCTCAGAGAGCGCTTCAGTTTCTGAATGAAGTGAACGCTGAGGGATTTCAAATCTTAGCGGCTCCGGGGATTATGGGGGCAGATATTGTTTTCAAAAGCAAGCACAAGGAAAGGCTGGCTGAAATCGTTGGAGAAATAGGCGCGGTCACAACAGCGGATGATACGCGAAGGATTGCAAGATTAATGTTGGAGAAAGGTATAGA
This is a stretch of genomic DNA from Thermosphaera aggregans DSM 11486. It encodes these proteins:
- a CDS encoding UbiX family flavin prenyltransferase: MNTLIIGITGASGIVYSVKLVSLTELLGKKYDNIYVVYTRSAEKVSKEEMGLQLSEFLKTVNGLRGVYHEDELESPLASSSRLVGADMVVVPASMNTVAKLAAGIQDNLLLRAAISVLRLKGKLVIVPRETPLSPMDLRNLYRLSVAGAVILPASPGFYHRPRNMEDIVFFVVGKILDSLGIEHNLYLRWKTG
- a CDS encoding DUF47 domain-containing protein, which produces MSEVENSSLAELTAVEYLINFSRIVDEAARLIDYLVNAYVDGNDVNKLYERFREVKTKAEETRTIVMEYLVKSSEVMRYSRSYIEVVYDFEKIIQHLDGVAYRIVLLKDNNVQLDRELVSTIRVMTSIIRKQRDSLELALSKLTTAPRKIISDLNEVVKLEEEADDLFRRITFQVYSKLANNLTGLMVLKDIIEYLEDVCDDFRNIGEEIRYLALVRGV
- a CDS encoding class II glutamine amidotransferase codes for the protein MCRLLTAWLGKGGLEKIELILEAFIRSSEHDKYLEKASGGRSLSHDDGWGIAAVGMVKGKPSIIQHRSILPIYDIESLRMIKLIESRLKRYEEVIMMVHSRKASMSEPYGEEYLHPFITLLKNGAAWFAHNGGADKPRLANLLGVHPWIRVDSELLGYFLIGKIEDCLESGNGLDQCVVGAYDSSKEFIPPCNGLNTGLIMLLDNTPHLYFTHGVAQPCSNQALLDYYKFAAFRIDDSAVAGSITVLDYLPQDSSISEISILEAGVYKASKTGFTRLKPIEWM
- the endA gene encoding tRNA-intron lyase; protein product: MGFLLHNRAVVLDYKCANELYWNGYFGSFLSVVKPREKNINSPLELSLIEAAYLVEAGKIKVVYSNREIGLSELYEWGRERIKRFPELYAVFKDLRSRGFVVRRGLKFGCDYLAYRLGPGIDHAPFGVQVYRGGEEIDPIELVRMGRLLHSVRKKLIVAVVEEGGVQYYAFDWWKP